GATCGATCGCGGACAAAAAAATACAGATAAAATTTTGCAAGCGACTTTTGCTGTTGTAAATTACAAAGAGAGCTTTTTAAGCGCAGCCGCTTATATCTATGCCTTGCAAAAATGTGATGTTAAGGTTGATTTTAACGGCTCTGAATTTGTAGCCGATCTTACTCCAAAAGTGGTAAAAAAGGCTAGCAAGCTCTTTAGCGTCTTTGAAAAAGAGATAAGCTCTCATAAAAATGTACAAAATTTGCATGCCGTAAAAATGGCATTTGATGACGATCTTGAACTAAATGAGAATAAATTTAAACTTGTGTTTTTGTTTAACGATGCAAAACCACTTAGCGTAGAGGCCGTATATCTCAAACTTTACTTGATCTCGCTTGGCAAGGTCGCACCTAGGACGATCGTGCTTGATGGAGCTTTTGGTGTGTTACCAAATGTTGCATGGACTAGCCAAAATACGCCAATCGAGCTTGAATGGTTAAGAGAAAATGAAATTTCTCTAAAGATGTTTGGCGAATATCCAGCGATCGTTAGCGTCGATAAATTCCCAAGATTTTTAAGCCATATCATTCCAGCTGATAATACGAGAATTTTAGACTCAGCCAAGGTTCGCATGGGTGCTGCTGTGCATCCTGGCACAGTCGTTATGCCTGGTGCTGCCTACATCAACTTTAACGCAGGTACAACCGGTGGCGTGATGGTTGAAGGCAGAGTCAGTAGCTCTGTCGTAGTGGGCGAGGGTAGCGACGTAGGTGGCGGAGCTAGCATACTTGGCGTGCTAAGTGGCACAAACGGCAATCCTGTAAGCATCGGCAAACACTGCTTGCTTGGCGCAAATTCAGTCACAGGCGTACCTCTTGGCGATAACTGCATCGTGGATGCTGGCATAGCGGTGCTTGAGGGCACAAAAGTCTATATATCAGCTAACGAGCGCGAAAAGCTAGCTAAGCTAAATCCAGAGTTTAAATTTGAAGCTGAAATTTACAAAGCACTTGAGCTTGGCGGGCTAAAAGGACTTCATTTTAGACAAAATAGCCAAACAGGTCAGATCACTGCAAGTGCGAGCAAAAGGGCGATCAAGCTAAATGAGGCACTTCATTAAAAGGAGCTAGCATGAAAGTTGGCATTTTGATGTTTGACAAGCTAAATCTACTAAGCTTTTCCAAAATTTATGATTTTTTACATAAATTTGAGGATTTTAATATCAAGACTTACGCACTAAAGCCTGAGATTGTCGATGAATTTGGCGTCAGGCTTCATCCAGAAATTTATGCTGAAAGTCTTTATGGTGTGGATATCTTAGTCGTGCCAGATGGCGTTGGAGCACTTGGATTAAGATACGATGAGATATTTTTAAGCTGGGTTAAAAGCTCAGCGAGTGCGAAATTTAAGATAGGTTTTGACCTTGGCGTATTAATCCTTGGTGGTGCTGGATTTTTAGAAGATAGAGAGGCTTGTATAAGGGGCGGATACAAAAACGCACTTAGTGACTACTGCGATGTTAATGATGCCAAGATGTGCGAAAGTAGAGGTGTCATAAGTGTTAGTGAATTTGATGATAGAATCAAAGAACAGCTGACAACGATGCTGGGTAAAGATAAAATTTAAGAGTCTTGAGCCTTAAAATTTTTTAGTTTAGTGGGTTAGAAAAAGGCTTTAATATAACGCTTTTAATTAAACATCTCTTTTGCGCTTAAAGAGAAAATGCCAACAAGATCGACAACATCTACTTTTTGATTTTTAATATCGTGCATCATTTTAAAATGCTCAAGTGTGATATTCTTATTCTTTTTACTTAACTCATTAAGTTTTTAGTCACATCAAAAATGATATCTATGCCACCATTTTTTATTGTCATAGTAAAGTATAAAATTTTAAACTAAAGCTAGACAAATTTTAGCTGGGTTGCGCTCTTGCAAGAACAATATTTCATAAATTTTAATGCAAAATATCAAATAAAATTTAACTAGCCAGTGTTTGCTGGCCAGTTAAATTATTCGACAGTCACGCTTTTTGCGAGATTTCTTGGCATATCGACGTTGTTGCCAAGTCTAACAGAAATTTCAAGAGCAAGTAGCTGAAGTACAAGCATCATCTCGAAAAATTCACTCATATAGTGATCTTGAACGCTTGTTTTTACGTAGTCATCGCTTAGCTCAAACTCAAGTGGGCTTATCGCCAGGATGTAAGCATCTCTTGCGGCAAGCTCTTCGACGTTGCTTTTTGTTTTTTCGTAAAGTAAATTCTGAGGCATTAAAGCGATCGTAAATAGCTTCTCATCTGCAAGCGCGATAGGGCCGTGCTTCATCTCGCCTGATGGATAGCCCTCGGCGTGAAGATATGAAATTTCTTTAAGCTTTAACGCGCCTTCTAATGCTAGCGGATAGAAGATATCTCTACCGATAAAGAAGAAACCATGACCGTGCAAATAATGCTTGCTTAGGCGGTGAAGCTTCTCTTGAAGAGAGTTATTGATATTTAAAATTTGTGGGATGTGAAGAAGCGTTTTGATCTCGTGATCAAGCTCTTTTTTACTGATAGACTCTTTTGCTGCTGCCATTTGAAGCACAAGCATCCAAAGCACGATGATCTGCGTTGCGAAAGCTTTTGTGCTTGCCACACCTTTTTCGATGCCAGCGCGAGTTAGAAGTGTATTATCAGCTAGTCTAACGATAGATGAGTTATCGACGTTGCAAATCGCAAGCGTTCTAAGCCCAGCTTCTTTAGCTATTCTAAGTGCCTCAAGAGTGTCGGCTGTCTCGCCACTTTGTGAGATGACGATAAAGAGCGAGTTTTTGTTTAGATAAGGCTTTCTGTATCTAAATTCGCTTGCTACTTCGACCTTTGTTCTAACTTTAGCAAGTCTTTCAAAGAGATAGCTTGCAGTTAGCGCTGCATGGTAGCTCGTACCACACGCACAAAGCACAACATCATCGATACTTTTTAGATATTCATCGTCTAAATTTTCAAGGGTGACTTTGTGGTTTTTGACTCTGCCCATGATGGTTTCAGATACGACCGCACCTTGCTCGTAAATTTCTTTCTCCATGAAAAATGTGTATCCCTCTTTTTGGGCATAGCTTTTGTCTTTTGGCAGAGCGTTAAAGGTTATGCTTGCCTTTTTGCCATGTTTAAAAACGGCAATCTCGTCTAAGCTCACGTAGCCATAGTTGTTGTCATCTAAATATGCCACCTCTGTTGCATTGCCAATAAGTGGAGCGTCAGATGAAGCAAAATATAGCTCTTTTTCATTACTCTTTCCTATTGCCATAGGAGCAGCATCTTTTGCAAAAAATATCTTATCAGGTGCAGTTTTTGTGATAAGTAGCGTCGCGTATGCACCTCTTAGTTTTGTGATAGTCGCCTCATAAGCTTTAAACGGGTCTTTTTTCTCTTTTAAAATTTCTTCAAAAAGGTGCACGATCACCTCAGTATCGGTTTGGCTGACAAATTTCACGCCTTTTGCTTCAAGCTCATCTTTAAGCTCTTTGTAATTTTCGATGATGCCATTGTGAACGACAAATGAGTGCTCGCCAAGGTGCGGGTGAGCATTTATCTCAGTTGGTTTGCCATGAGTTGCCCAGCGTGTATGACCTATCGCGACGCCAAAGCCCTCTGATGTAAAGTCCTTTGTCTTTAGGGCTAAATTTTCAAGCTTTCCAACAGCTTTAAAAAAATCGATCTTGCCATCACTCATTACAGCCATACCAGCACTGTCGTATCCGCGGTACTCAAGCTCTTTTAGACCGCTTAAGATGACCTCTTTTTTCTCTTTATCTCCGATGTATCCTACGATTCCACACATGTTTACTCACTTATTAATAAATTTAATATCTCTTCACCTTTGCTCTCAAGTCGCTCGTTTTTCTCGATCAAAAAGAGATTTCTTGTTCTATTTTTGACCGTTTGGATTCTAGCACTCGTGACTTGAAAATGAAGCCTGTCAAAAACACTCATCACATAAGCCATTAGCCCGCGCTGATCTTTTGCGTTGATGCTAAGTTTGGCGTAATCTTTTGAGTGATTTAGCTCGAAGTTTATCTCATCTTTGTTAATGTTTGGTTTCAAAGGCTCTTTTAGAACCTCGCTATTTAGGGATTTTAGAGCTAAATTTTTAGTATTTTCAAGCTCCTCTTTTTTAACATTTTGGTTAAAATCAAGCCTGATATAAAATTTCTTCTCAAATAGCTCAAAAATTTCCATGTATGCAAGGTCAAATTTAGCAAATTCATAGAGCAGGGCACTTAAATTTAGACTCTTTTTTGTATAGATCTGAATGCTTAAATTTTTAGAGTTATTTATAAAAATTTCTGTCGCATCTAAGCTATCTGCGACCTTGCTTAAATTTATGATCTCACTCGCACTATATTTTATAAAGACAAGATTTGATGTAATTTTAAAAATTTTATCTTGCAAGCTTGGTTCAAGCGCCAAAAACTCGCTATTTCGTTTTATAGACTGCTCTTTTTTTACGCGCCTTGTCGCTTCATCTAGTAAATTTTCATCGCTAAATGCACTAAGAGAAATTTCATAAAGTTCCCTTAAAAGCTTTGCTGTGTAGGCATTATAGAGCCTCTCGTTTGTCGCATTTATCACGCAGTAGCTAAGGATGTAAAGTAGCTTTAAGACCTGCTTATCGCCTAGCTTTGAGATGAAGGCAAATATGACGCGTTGCGAATAAATGTCCTCTCTGTTTGAGACGTTGCTCATTAGCGTGTGGTATTTTATCAAGATGACGCCGATATTTACGGCTTTTTGGCTTAAATTTAGCTTGTTTGCATAGGCTCTAAAGATATTTGCGCCGATATTTGCGTGGTCTTTGCCAAGCCCCTTGCCAACGTCGTGCATTAAAGTCACGATTTTTAGCATCGTCTTGCCCTCCAAACAAAGCTCGGTATAGAGATTTTTTATAAATTTATCTTTTATATTTTCAAGAAATTTTACACTTAAAATGCTATGCTCATCGACCGTAAATTCGTGATAGCCGTCGTACTGAGCTAGCTGACTGATGTGCTCCATTGGCTTTATTAAAATTTGTATCATTTGCGCATCGAGCAATGACTTTAAAATTGCGTAGGAATTTTTTCTTAAAAATATCTTTTTAAACTCGCTTATAGCACGCTCTAAGCCACTTTTTGTGATGATGGCTCGCTTGATGTAAAAGATCGCGCTTATATCAAATTTATAATCAACATCTTTTAGTTCTAAAAGCTCGGTTATTAGATTTTCAATGAGAGCTGGCTTTTTATGAAGTGGCACGTAAATAACGCCATTTATCTCGTAAAAGCCATTTTTTAGCCTTGCAAATTTTCTCTGATCAAAATTTAGCTCACTTTTGAAAAATGGCCTGCAAAGAGAAGCGACGATAAACCTCGAATAAATGGCGATATTATTCATCGAGCTTAGCATCTTTTGGCTGATAACGCTTTCGTTATCTTGAAGCTTTTTAGACTTTGTTTGCATGAAATTTGTCGTGATTTCAACGCTTGAAGCGCTAAAAGTATCAGAATTTTGCGTCAAATTTAAGGCAGTTAGTAGGCTTAGTAAAAAGTCCACATTTAGGTTAAAGCTAGCGATCTCTTTTTCATTCATCACTTTTAGGGCTTGTGATCTAACTGAAATGTCGCTATCTAGGCAGTTTAGTATGCAGTTTAGGTGATAAATTTCATCTATCCCGCCAAAGCCACTTTTTAAATTTGGCTCTTGGGCTAAGTAGCTGATGCTATAAAACGGCAAAAATGCCTTTAAATGGTAGTTTAAAAAGGCTTTTTTATCAAATTCTTTTAATTTTACGATCTCACTTTTTACTAGGCGGTAGAGGCTTTTTGAACCACAGATATATCGGACTTGCGATGTCTCGCTTTTAAATTTGAGATCGTCTTTATAATTTGTAAAAATTTCATCTATTTCAACACTTTTTATATAAAAATTTATTCCAGAGCTACTTAAAATTTCGCTAAATTCCTTTAAGAAATTTTTTATATTGTAGCCTTTTAAATTTTTATAAACTAGTAAAATTTCAAGCTCACTATTTGCGCTAAGTAGTGTTTGGGCGTATTTTCCAGTAGCTAGAACGCTAAAAGCAAAGCTGTCATTTTGCGGTACAAAATCATCAAAAAAATCTCGCATAGTTTCATTTAAATAAGATTTTATAAAATCATCATATTCTTTGGCTAAAAAATTTGCAAAATTTCTACCCTGATTTTTTTGAAAATGTTTTGGTAAATTTGCCTTAAAATCAAGAAATTTCTCTTTGATTTTTAAATAATTATCGCTATTTTTGGTACTTTTATCGGCCAGCATTTAATGTTTCCATTGTTAAAAATATCTTGGCAAATGTTACATAATTTTTGCAAAAACAAAGCTTTATTTGCCTATAATGAAGCCTTAAGTTCAGCTTTAGGACGATAAAGATAATGAATCTATTACAAAAACTAGAAAGTGGCGAGAGATTAAGCAAGCAAGAGGCTTTTTCGCTTTATGAGCTTGATCTTTTTACCTTGGCTAAATTTGCCGACAAAAAGCGCAGAAAACTGCACGGCAAAAAGGTCTTTTTTAATGTAAATCGCCATATCAATCCAACAAATATTTGTGCTGATATTTGTAAATTTTGCGCATTTTCGGCTCACAGAAAAAATCCAAATCCATACTTAATGAGCCACGAAGAAATTTTAAAGATCATTGATGAGAGCGTAAGCCACGGCGTAAAAGAGATACACATCGTATCAGCTCACAACGCAAAAAGTGGCTGGCAGTGGTATTTAGAAATTTTTAAAAAGATAAAAGCAGCTCATCCAGAGCTTCACGTAAAGGCGATGACGGCAGCTGAGATCGACTTTTTATCAAGGCATTATGGCTTAAGCTACGATGAGGTGATAGAAAAGATGCTCGAATACGGCGTCGATAGCATGCCAGGCGGCGGGGCTGAAATTTTTGATGAAGAGGTCAGGGCTAAAATTTGCAAAGGCAAGGTAAGTAGCGAGAACTGGCTAAAGATCCATAAAATATGGCACGATCACGGCAAACAAAGCAACGCAACGATGCTTTTTGGTCACATAGAAAGCCGCGATAACAGGATTGATCACATGCTAAGGATTAGGGACTTGCAAGATGAAACTGGCGGATTTAACGCGTTTATCCCACTAGTTTATCAAAGAGAAAATAACTACTTAAAAGATGTGAAATTTCTAGGATCGGCTGAAATTCTAAAGACTATGGCGATATCTCGTTTGGTGCTTGATAACGTCCCACACATTAAAGCTTACTGGGCTACTTCGACGCTAAATTTAGCGATGATCGCTCAGGAATTTGGCGCTGATGATCTTGATGGCACGATAGAAAAAGAGAGCATACAAAGTGCAGCCGGCGCAAATAGCGCAAATGGCGTTACACTAAAGACATTTTGCGATCTCATAAAAACATCTGGTTTTACGCCGGTTGAACGTGATAGCTTATATAACGAACTTAAAATTTACTAAAGGAGCTTGGGGTGAAATTTTTTGACTTAGCACAAAACAAAACGAGTGTGAAGCAGGAATTTGGAGCGGGACTTACGACATTTTTGGCGATGATGTATATCGTGCCGGTAAATGCGATCATTATGAGCAAAACTGGCATGCCTTATGAGGCGCTAATAACGGCAACTGCACTAATTACCATATTTTCTACTGTATTAAATGGCCTTTGGGCGAACACGCCAGTTGCGATGAGCGTTGGCATGGGGCTTAACGCTTATTTTACATTTGGTCTTTGCATCGGCATGAAAGTGCCTTGGCAAACGGCTCTTGGTGTTGTTTTCTTAAGCGGCGTGATATTTGTCGTCTTGTCTTTTACAAATTTTAGAATGTGGATAATAAGATCTATCCCGCTTGATCTAAGAAGAGCGATAAGCGCTGGCATAGGCACCTTTATCAGCTTTGTCGCGTTTCAGCAAATGGGCTTTATCGTAAATAGCGACGCAGTTTTGGTTGGCATAGGAAATTTCAAAGATCCAAACGTACTTCTTGGTGTTTTGGGATTATTTTTAGTTATTTGCTTTTGGGCGTGGAAGATAAAGGGCGCGTTTATCCTAGCTGTGCTTGCTACTTCAGTGATAGCTTGGGTGCTTGGTATCGCTCCTCATCCAACAGAAATTTTCTCAACTCCAGCCTCTATCTCTCCGATATTTTTAGAGCTTGACATAAAAGGTGCGCTTAGCCTAGCCTTGCTGCCAGTTGTTATCACATTTTTTGTGACCGATCTTTTTGACTCGATAGGCACACTAGCTGGTGTAGGCACGAGGGCTGGAATTTTTGATGAAAACAAAAAAGATGGCGTCGTAAAACTTGAAAAAACTCTTGAAGCTGACGCTATTGCTACGGCGGCTGGCTCACTTGTAGGTGTAAGTACGACTACATCGTTTGTAGAGAGTGCTAGTGGTGTAGAAGAGGGCGGTAGAACCGGTCTAACGGCTGTATTTTGCGGACTTTTGTTTATACTTACACTCTTTATGTTGCCGCTTTTTAAAGCTATCCCTGGCAATGCCATCTATCCGATCCTTGTAATGGTTGGCGTGCTTATGTTTGCTGAGCTTGCTAGTATAAATTTCAAAGATCCAGCCATTGCAGTTGCGACATTTTTCATAGTTGTACTCATACCACTTACTTATTCGATCACAAACGGCCTTGCATTTGGATTTATGTCATACGTAATAGTTAAGCTCATAAAGAGAGAATTTAGCGATATAAATTTAGGCGTAGTCGTACTAGCGCTCATTAGTTTCATCGTATTTTTAGTGCATTGATAAGGAAGAAAGATGATATTTTATAGCTACGATGAATTTGCTGTTGATGCTAAAAAGATGGCAAAACAGATAAAAGATGAATTTGATCCAGAGGTGATACTAGCTGTGGCAAGAGGTGGTCTAACGCTTGGCCACTCGCTAGCTGTTGCGCTTAATAATAGAAATTTATTTACCCTAAATTCTATCCACTATGAAGATACAAACAAGCTTGATACGATTAATATCTTTAACGTGCCAGATCTTAGCAAATACACTAAAATTTTGCTCGTCGATGACATCATCGACAGTGGAGAGAGCATGGTCGAGATAAAAAGGGAACTGCTTAAGCGTTATCCAAATTTAGATATAAAAATAGCAACTGTCTTTTATAAAGAGAAGGCTCTGCTTTTGCCAGAATTTAAGGTAAAAGAGGCTCACGATTGGATCGAATTTTTTTGGGATATACATATTTAAGGAAAATTTTTGCTAGATAAATTTAGGGAATTTGTTGGACATCACGTCGCCTTTAGCGTATTTTTAATATGTTTGATTGATTGTATATTTTTACTTTATACGGCAAATTCTCTTAGTATAAGTTATAGTGAAGCTGAAATTTTTTTTAACAAACAAAATTTTCTTAGCCATGTTTTAAACTTAAGCGTTCAAATTTTTGGTCAAACAGATATTGCTCTAAGATCTGTGATGATCGCGTTTCATGTCATAAGCGTCGTTTTAATGTACAAGATAAGCAAATTTTACATTAAATTAGAGTTTGACAGACTTATTGCGGTATTGCTTTTTATCTTACTTCCTGGCACGCTAGCTTCAGCCCTTATCGTCAATAATGCTGGGCTTTGTGTTATGCTGGCGCTCCTATGTATATACTTTTTTCATGTTAAAAATAAAATTTTATTTGTAGCATTTTTTTGCATTTCTTTTTTTATAGATGGCGATTTTTTGATATTTTACGTAGGATTTTTTATATTTGCACTTTATAAAAGAAGGCCTCCGCTTGCTTTGCTAAGTGCTATTTTATTTTTACTAACACTTTACTTTTTTGGTTTTGATACAAATGGTAGGCCAAGTGGGCACTTTATTGATACTTTTGGTATCTTTGCCGCTGTTTTTTCGCCGTTTATTTTTATCTTTTTTGTCTATACGATTTATAGAATTTGGGTTAAGGAAAAGAAGGATCTTTTATGGTTTGTTGCGATTTGTTCGTTTTGCTTTTGTATGATAGTCTCAGTGCGCCAAAGGCTAGAGCTTGAGCAGTTTTTGCCGTTTTGCGTGATCGCAACGCCACTTATGGTAAGAGTATTTTTTAATTCGTATCGCGTAAGATTGCCAAAATTTAGAAAAGGCTATAAAATTTGTACGACTTTAGTGATGCTTTTTTTAGCCTTAAACTGGTCGATGATCGTATTTAATCAAATTTTTTACCTATTTTTAGACAACCCAACAAAGCATTTTGTATATAAATTTGATGTTGTAAAAGAGCTTGCTGCTAAATTAAAAGAAGCGGAAATCAAGGATTTATACACAGATAATAAAAAGCTTGCATTAAGACTTAAATTTTATGGTATAGATGTAAGAGATGAGTCTAAAAATTTATTAGTAAGCGCCGATCTAGATGGAGAATCAAAATTTTGCATAGAAAAAATGGGAAAAGTAATTGCAAATTTTGACGTAAGAGGCAGATAGATGCATAAAAACAAGGGTTTTACTGTTATAGAGCTTATCTTTGTAATCATTGCCGTTGGCATACTTGCAGCAATGATCATACCAAGGCTAGAAATAAACGGAGCCAGAGAGGCAGCTACACAGATGCTAACGCATATAAGGTACGCCCAGCACCTTGCCATACAAGATGATAAATTTGTACATTCAGAAAATGAAAAATTTTGGTTTAAAATGAGATGGGGGATAGCTATTAATGACACTAGTTTGCAAGAGTGCTCTGTAGATGAGCCTGGGGTTAAATCTTGGAAGTATAGTATTTTTTATGATAAAAGAGGTAGTGGTAAGAAATTTAGTGGTAATCTAAA
The Campylobacter concisus DNA segment above includes these coding regions:
- a CDS encoding 2,3,4,5-tetrahydropyridine-2,6-carboxylate N-succinyltransferase; amino-acid sequence: MSKEFKDANEFKEFFEEFRKKDGYKDPLAFGIARIDRGQKNTDKILQATFAVVNYKESFLSAAAYIYALQKCDVKVDFNGSEFVADLTPKVVKKASKLFSVFEKEISSHKNVQNLHAVKMAFDDDLELNENKFKLVFLFNDAKPLSVEAVYLKLYLISLGKVAPRTIVLDGAFGVLPNVAWTSQNTPIELEWLRENEISLKMFGEYPAIVSVDKFPRFLSHIIPADNTRILDSAKVRMGAAVHPGTVVMPGAAYINFNAGTTGGVMVEGRVSSSVVVGEGSDVGGGASILGVLSGTNGNPVSIGKHCLLGANSVTGVPLGDNCIVDAGIAVLEGTKVYISANEREKLAKLNPEFKFEAEIYKALELGGLKGLHFRQNSQTGQITASASKRAIKLNEALH
- the glmS gene encoding glutamine--fructose-6-phosphate transaminase (isomerizing) yields the protein MCGIVGYIGDKEKKEVILSGLKELEYRGYDSAGMAVMSDGKIDFFKAVGKLENLALKTKDFTSEGFGVAIGHTRWATHGKPTEINAHPHLGEHSFVVHNGIIENYKELKDELEAKGVKFVSQTDTEVIVHLFEEILKEKKDPFKAYEATITKLRGAYATLLITKTAPDKIFFAKDAAPMAIGKSNEKELYFASSDAPLIGNATEVAYLDDNNYGYVSLDEIAVFKHGKKASITFNALPKDKSYAQKEGYTFFMEKEIYEQGAVVSETIMGRVKNHKVTLENLDDEYLKSIDDVVLCACGTSYHAALTASYLFERLAKVRTKVEVASEFRYRKPYLNKNSLFIVISQSGETADTLEALRIAKEAGLRTLAICNVDNSSIVRLADNTLLTRAGIEKGVASTKAFATQIIVLWMLVLQMAAAKESISKKELDHEIKTLLHIPQILNINNSLQEKLHRLSKHYLHGHGFFFIGRDIFYPLALEGALKLKEISYLHAEGYPSGEMKHGPIALADEKLFTIALMPQNLLYEKTKSNVEELAARDAYILAISPLEFELSDDYVKTSVQDHYMSEFFEMMLVLQLLALEISVRLGNNVDMPRNLAKSVTVE
- a CDS encoding HD domain-containing protein; the protein is MLADKSTKNSDNYLKIKEKFLDFKANLPKHFQKNQGRNFANFLAKEYDDFIKSYLNETMRDFFDDFVPQNDSFAFSVLATGKYAQTLLSANSELEILLVYKNLKGYNIKNFLKEFSEILSSSGINFYIKSVEIDEIFTNYKDDLKFKSETSQVRYICGSKSLYRLVKSEIVKLKEFDKKAFLNYHLKAFLPFYSISYLAQEPNLKSGFGGIDEIYHLNCILNCLDSDISVRSQALKVMNEKEIASFNLNVDFLLSLLTALNLTQNSDTFSASSVEITTNFMQTKSKKLQDNESVISQKMLSSMNNIAIYSRFIVASLCRPFFKSELNFDQRKFARLKNGFYEINGVIYVPLHKKPALIENLITELLELKDVDYKFDISAIFYIKRAIITKSGLERAISEFKKIFLRKNSYAILKSLLDAQMIQILIKPMEHISQLAQYDGYHEFTVDEHSILSVKFLENIKDKFIKNLYTELCLEGKTMLKIVTLMHDVGKGLGKDHANIGANIFRAYANKLNLSQKAVNIGVILIKYHTLMSNVSNREDIYSQRVIFAFISKLGDKQVLKLLYILSYCVINATNERLYNAYTAKLLRELYEISLSAFSDENLLDEATRRVKKEQSIKRNSEFLALEPSLQDKIFKITSNLVFIKYSASEIINLSKVADSLDATEIFINNSKNLSIQIYTKKSLNLSALLYEFAKFDLAYMEIFELFEKKFYIRLDFNQNVKKEELENTKNLALKSLNSEVLKEPLKPNINKDEINFELNHSKDYAKLSINAKDQRGLMAYVMSVFDRLHFQVTSARIQTVKNRTRNLFLIEKNERLESKGEEILNLLISE
- the mqnE gene encoding aminofutalosine synthase MqnE; amino-acid sequence: MMNLLQKLESGERLSKQEAFSLYELDLFTLAKFADKKRRKLHGKKVFFNVNRHINPTNICADICKFCAFSAHRKNPNPYLMSHEEILKIIDESVSHGVKEIHIVSAHNAKSGWQWYLEIFKKIKAAHPELHVKAMTAAEIDFLSRHYGLSYDEVIEKMLEYGVDSMPGGGAEIFDEEVRAKICKGKVSSENWLKIHKIWHDHGKQSNATMLFGHIESRDNRIDHMLRIRDLQDETGGFNAFIPLVYQRENNYLKDVKFLGSAEILKTMAISRLVLDNVPHIKAYWATSTLNLAMIAQEFGADDLDGTIEKESIQSAAGANSANGVTLKTFCDLIKTSGFTPVERDSLYNELKIY
- a CDS encoding NCS2 family permease, producing MKFFDLAQNKTSVKQEFGAGLTTFLAMMYIVPVNAIIMSKTGMPYEALITATALITIFSTVLNGLWANTPVAMSVGMGLNAYFTFGLCIGMKVPWQTALGVVFLSGVIFVVLSFTNFRMWIIRSIPLDLRRAISAGIGTFISFVAFQQMGFIVNSDAVLVGIGNFKDPNVLLGVLGLFLVICFWAWKIKGAFILAVLATSVIAWVLGIAPHPTEIFSTPASISPIFLELDIKGALSLALLPVVITFFVTDLFDSIGTLAGVGTRAGIFDENKKDGVVKLEKTLEADAIATAAGSLVGVSTTTSFVESASGVEEGGRTGLTAVFCGLLFILTLFMLPLFKAIPGNAIYPILVMVGVLMFAELASINFKDPAIAVATFFIVVLIPLTYSITNGLAFGFMSYVIVKLIKREFSDINLGVVVLALISFIVFLVH
- a CDS encoding phosphoribosyltransferase — encoded protein: MIFYSYDEFAVDAKKMAKQIKDEFDPEVILAVARGGLTLGHSLAVALNNRNLFTLNSIHYEDTNKLDTINIFNVPDLSKYTKILLVDDIIDSGESMVEIKRELLKRYPNLDIKIATVFYKEKALLLPEFKVKEAHDWIEFFWDIHI
- a CDS encoding glycosyltransferase family 39 protein, which produces MLDKFREFVGHHVAFSVFLICLIDCIFLLYTANSLSISYSEAEIFFNKQNFLSHVLNLSVQIFGQTDIALRSVMIAFHVISVVLMYKISKFYIKLEFDRLIAVLLFILLPGTLASALIVNNAGLCVMLALLCIYFFHVKNKILFVAFFCISFFIDGDFLIFYVGFFIFALYKRRPPLALLSAILFLLTLYFFGFDTNGRPSGHFIDTFGIFAAVFSPFIFIFFVYTIYRIWVKEKKDLLWFVAICSFCFCMIVSVRQRLELEQFLPFCVIATPLMVRVFFNSYRVRLPKFRKGYKICTTLVMLFLALNWSMIVFNQIFYLFLDNPTKHFVYKFDVVKELAAKLKEAEIKDLYTDNKKLALRLKFYGIDVRDESKNLLVSADLDGESKFCIEKMGKVIANFDVRGR